Proteins from a genomic interval of Aspergillus flavus chromosome 7, complete sequence:
- a CDS encoding thymidylate synthase/dCMP hydroxymethylase domain-containing protein, protein MSPSAETPSTGTSNGSTPSLAHNPNHEEHQYLNLIRTILASGEYRPDRTGTGTRSIFAPPQLRFSLSKPAPNPADDPIPVLPLLTTKRVFLRAVVAELLWFISGCTSSLPLSDQGVKIWDGNGSREFLDKVGLDHREVGDLGPVYGFQWRHFGAEYVDAKTDYTGQGVDQLAEVVHKLKNNPFDRRIIMSAWNPADLKKMALPPCHMFAQFYVSYPNGQDQKGHLHCQLYQRSCDVALGVPFNIASYALLTHMIAHAVDLHPGTFVHAMGDTHVYLDHVEPLQEQLVREPTEFPELKIRRDDRGSGVVDGWKPEDFEVVGYNPHKAIKMKMSV, encoded by the coding sequence ATGTCACCCTCCGCTGAGACACCATCAACCGGCACAAGCAACGGCAGCACGCCGAGCCTAGCACACAACCCCAACCATGAAGAACACCAATATCTCAACCTCATCCGCACGATCCTCGCCTCAGGCGAATACAGACCCGACCGCACAGGTACCGGCACACGCTCCATCTTCGCACCCCCTCAGCTCCGCTTCTCGCTCTCAAAACCTGCTCCCAACCCCGCCGACGACCCCATCCCCGTCCTCCCCCTCCTGACCACCAAGCGCGTCTTCCTCCGCGCCGTCGTCGCCGAACTGCTCTGGTTCATCTCCGGCTGCACCTCATCCCTGCCGCTCTCCGACCAAGGCGTCAAGATCTGGGACGGCAACGGCAGCCGTGAGTTCCTCGACAAGGTCGGCCTGGACCACCGCGAGGTCGGCGATCTGGGTCCCGTGTACGGGTTCCAATGGCGCCACTTCGGGGCCGAGTACGTCGACGCCAAAACCGACTACACGGGACAAGGCGTTGACCAGCTCGCCGAGGTCGTGCACAAGCTGAAGAATAACCCCTTCGACCGCCGCATCATCATGAGCGCCTGGAACCCCGCCGATCTCAAGAAGATGGCCCTCCCGCCTTGTCATATGTTCGCCCAGTTCTACGTCTCCTACCCCAATGGCCAAGACCAGAAGGGTCATCTCCACTGCCAGCTCTACCAGCGCTCGTGTGACGTCGCCCTCGGCGTGCCGTTCAATATTGCCTCCTACGCCCTCTTGACCCATATGATTGCTCATGCTGTGGACCTGCATCCCGGTACCTTTGTTCATGCCATGGGTGATACCCATGTCTACCTGGACCATGTCGAGCCCTTGCAGGAGCAGCTGGTGAGGGAGCCCACCGAGTTCCCGGAGTTGAAGATTCGTCGGGATGACCGCGGTAGTGGGGTGGTCGATGGCTGGAAGCCGGAGGATTTTGAGGTCGTCGGGTATAACCCTCACAAGGCTATCAAAATGAAGATGAGCGTTTAG
- a CDS encoding copper resistance protein Crd2 produces MVHPTSTCCKTSGDGSCVCAAQAKCSCGKESALHCTCNKAATENTISGARCSCRARPAGQCTCERAPSENHPVSGEACACGKRPSSSCTCEKVEAIDAAVESIETDFTSRFRS; encoded by the exons ATGGTTCATCCTACTTCCACCTGTTGTAAAACCTCAGGAGACGGGTCCTGCGTTTGCGCAGCTCAAGCCAAGTGCTCCTGCGGCAAGGAGAGCGCTCTTCATTGCACCTGCAACAAGGCCGCAACCGAAAACACTATCTCTGGGGCTCGGTGCTCATGTA GGGCCCGCCCCGCTGGACAATGTACCTGTGAACGCGCACCGAGTGAGAACCATCCCGTATCGGGCGAGGCTTGCGCATGCGGCAAAAGGCCTTCTT CTTCCTGCACTTGTGAGAAGGTTGAAGCTATCGACGCAGCCGTCGAGAGCATTGAGACAGATTTCACGTCCCGCTTCCGGTCGTAA
- a CDS encoding histone deacetylase HosB, producing MDPSKRDDDPPAASFTPTSTSDALASPTTTNDPVDRSHRLNNVSMLATPLPVSPSGFSSSSLLSPADAPARSTSPQAHTAPRRISSSNSLRDEHRSSSLKKRSSTASLRSVRNDSRTSTSPHRSVSQHSSSSLSSSPTATTPTTLSNPNMLSKKSRLTKANELPTPTAASIATDHFQREVELHHSADLQSQTLVVIHDACYGHRFSRPRASRAALGSIVERPERIQASVLGVSAAYVRLTHRYEGGRFAPHPDMNLDELPVPPFQICRTARSMALSSPAVTHVHGSRWMDDLKTMCDAAESRLALNGKELVRPPSAGKDGATETAPSLHEGDLYLCSESLNAFEGALGGVCEGVDAVFGPRSTKRAFVCIRPPGHHCSSDHPSGFCWINNVHVGISYAAMTHGLTHAAILDFDLHHGDGSQEIAWEQNRKATAAPRSAANYKKTAIGYFSLHDINSYPCEMGEPEKVRNASVCIDKAHGQSVWNVHLEQWKTEAEFWDLYASKYAVLIEKARAFLRFHTERLASTPNGPPPVAAIFISAGFDASEWEGAGMQRHKVNVPTEFYAKFTADVVRMAEEEGLGVGGRIVSVLEGGYSNRALTTGVLSHLSGLGDATSCLVSGGVDDTADRLTAEMTNRLGLLDISANVQHASSLPAYDSGWWSPALLEELEALVYPPPAVKPREKSTPTYFAPTQSFTAKVVTTPRDRRSTGSQISVETDAPPLPPVSWATATHELSRILIPSHRQTTSCRPEDLNAEATRLRRERQTAAQHTSVRSAGNEESRMKLRARKPKTPLPETPNKETSKRQAIKSNRRTTIERASDLPDPSFDKSPNTRSTTRRKSAASTITSTPENKAPGDKTVRSASAASTRRPGSSRSATPKRASSPKTAPPVPRVPSVYTNLSAGEEAVITPVESRSLSRGTPDTPQDDLDSLTAGVRKLNIKLKVPSPEEHAARERERERQTSKRVSKTPIPSKKSSGTKGLNAPANKMAAHSNTALVRPDAENPITSLPTATGVVAEGSDIHGGAILDRSTVMSTAVPSQALPLQTSISPPVTPGATYDSTHPQHALYSPPISEPSVKAGIPVFISNSPIPFAPASAHHATAPSTSRESPP from the coding sequence ATGGACCCCTCCAAGCGCGACGACGATCCTCCAGCTGCATCATTCACTCCCACTTCCACCTCGGACGCACTCGCGTCGCCAACAACCACCAACGATCCTGTAGACCGTTCGCATCGCTTGAATAATGTGTCAATGCTGGCGACACCTCTCCCGGTCTCTCCCTCCGggttttcctcttcttctctcttatCCCCGGCAGATGCCCCCGCGCGCTCTACATCGCCTCAGGCGCATACAGCCCCTCGGCGCATCTCCAGTTCTAACTCCCTGCGCGATGAACATCGAAGCTCCAGCCTAAAGAAGCGCTCATCCACCGCGTCGCTGCGATCTGTTCGCAACGACAGCAGAACCTCAACATCCCCTCACCGTAGTGTATCGCAACACTCATCGTCGTCACTTTCAAGCTCTCCTACCGCCACCACACCAACCACTCTAAGTAATCCCAACATGCTGTCAAAAAAGTCGCGTCTTACCAAAGCAAATGAGCTTCCTACACCCACAGCTGCCTCTATCGCGACGGATCATTTCCAAAGAGAGGTAGAGCTGCACCACTCCGCTGACCTGCAGTCTCAAACTCTTGTGGTGATCCATGATGCCTGTTATGGCCATCGCTTCTCACGTCCCCGCGCCTCCAGGGCAGCTCTCGGCTCGATCGTCGAAAGACCCGAGCGTATCCAAGCTAGTGTCCTGGGCGTGTCTGCAGCTTATGTGCGTCTTACTCACCGGTATGAAGGGGGTAGGTTCGCTCCCCACCCAGATATGAACTTGGACGAGCTTCCCGTACCACCGTTTCAGATCTGCAGAACGGCACGGTCGATGGCGCTCAGCTCCCCAGCAGTGACCCATGTACATGGTTCCAGGTGGATGGACGATCTGAAAACTATGTGCGACGCAGCGGAATCGCGACTTGCATTGAACGGCAAAGAGTTGGTCCGACCCCCGAGTGCAGGTAAGGACGGCGCCACAGAAACCGCGCCTTCACTTCATGAAGGCGACCTTTATCTGTGCTCGGAGTCCTTGAACGCATTCGAGGGAGCCTTGGGTGGTGTCTGCGAGGGCGTGGACGCCGTCTTTGGTCCCAGATCGACAAAGCGCGCGTTCGTGTGCATCCGCCCCCCCGGCCACCATTGCTCTTCGGACCATCCGTCGGGGTTTTGCTGGATTAACAATGTTCATGTAGGTATCTCCTATGCTGCTATGACCCACGGTTTGACTCACGCCGCCATCCTGGACTTTGACCTACACCACGGCGACGGTTCGCAGGAAATCGCATGGGAGCAGAACCGCAAGGCTACTGCAGCTCCCCGGAGTGCAGCAAACTACAAGAAGACCGCTATTGGGTACTTCAGTCTTCATGATATCAACTCGTATCCTTGCGAAATGGGGGAGCCGGAAAAAGTGCGCAATGCAAGTGTGTGTATTGATAAAGCACATGGTCAGTCAGTTTGGAACGTCCATCTGGAGCAGTGGAAGACCGAAGCGGAATTTTGGGACCTTTACGCATCCAAGTATGCGGTACTGATCGAAAAGGCACGTGCCTTCCTACGCTTTCACACTGAGCGCCTTGCTAGTACTCCCAATGGACCTCCGCCTGTTGCAGCTATCTTTATCTCTGCGGGCTTTGACGCAAGTGAATGGGAAGGGGCAGGAATGCAAAGGCACAAGGTGAATGTGCCTACCGAATTCTACGCCAAGTTTACCGCAGATGTCGTACGaatggcagaagaagaaggtctggGTGTTGGTGGAAGGATCGTTAGCGTTTTGGAAGGAGGGTACAGTAATCGCGCTCTGACAACGGGTGTTTTAAGCCATTTGTCGGGGCTAGGGGATGCGACCTCGTGTCTGGTGTCTGGCGGGGTGGATGACACGGCCGATCGTTTAACTGCTGAGATGACGAATCGCTTGGGCCTGCTTGACATCTCAGCTAATGTCCAACACGCATCAAGCCTGCCGGCTTATGACAGCGGGTGGTGGTCGCCAGCTCTGCTAGAGGAACTAGAGGCATTAGTATATCCACCGCCAGCAGTGAAACCTCGTGAGAAGTCTACACCAACCTACTTTGCTCCGACCCAGTCATTTACCGCTAAAGTGGTCACTACGCCTCGTGATCGACGATCTACCGGCTCCCAGATCAGCGTGGAAACTGATGCGCCGCCATTGCCGCCTGTTAGTTGGGCTACCGCAACGCATGAACTTTCAAGAATTCTTATCCCAAGTCATCGGCAAACCACAAGCTGTCGACCAGAAGATCTCAACGCAGAAGCCACACGTTTGCGACGGGAACGTCAAACGGCCGCCCAGCACACCAGCGTCCGCTCGGCTGGGAATGAAGAAAGTCGGATGAAACTCCGTGCGAGGAAACCCAAGACTCCATTACCCGAAACCCCGAACAAAGAAACTTCAAAGCGGCAGGCCATCAAAAGCAACCGAAGAACTACCATCGAACGTGCCAGTGACCTACCCGATCCGTCCTTCGATAAGTCTCCTAACACACGCAGCACAACCCGTAGAAAGAGTGCCGCTTCCACGATAACATCAACCCCGGAAAACAAAGCCCCAGGCGATAAAACTGTTCGCTCGGCGTCAGCAGCCAGCACGCGCAGGCCCGGTAGCTCTCGGTCTGCGACTCCTAAGCGCGCCTCGAGCCCCAAAACGGCACCTCCTGTGCCTCGGGTCCCGTCCGTATACACCAATTTGTCTGCAGGTGAAGAAGCGGTGATCACACCAGTTGAATCACGCTCGTTATCGAGGGGCACGCCAGATACACCGCAAGATGATTTGGATAGTCTGACAGCAGGTGTTCGAAAACTCAACATCAAACTGAAAGTACCGTCACCTGAGGAACATGCCGCCCGGGAAAGGGAACGCGAGCGACAAACTTCTAAGAGGGTGTCCAAGACACCTATTCCCTCCAAAAAGTCCTCGGGCACGAAGGGACTGAATGCTCCCGCGAATAAGATGGCAGCTCATTCAAACACGGCTCTTGTAAGACCCGATGCAGAGAATCCTATCACATCGTTACCCACGGCTACCGGTGTGGTGGCCGAAGGATCCGACATCCATGGTGGGGCTATCCTGGATAGATCCACGGTAATGTCTACGGCGGTTCCATCACAGGCACTTCCTCTACAGACGTCAATCTCACCCCCTGTTACGCCGGGAGCCACGTATGATAGTACGCACCCTCAACATGCCTTGTACTCTCCACCGATATCTGAGCCCTCTGTCAAAGCAGGCATTCCGGTGTTTATATCTAACAGCCCTATTCCTTTTGCACCAGCAAGTGCTCACCACGCGACCGCTCCAAGCACGAGCAGAGAGTCACCTCCTTAA
- a CDS encoding nuclear matrix protein, giving the protein MADEDVESIHVYRRLVDNLLTRAELVKLDKQIEPPLTETHLGEAIWKVEGDDEQVASRLSQQTQFAAVEIAFRERFYSLLVSGFNVAIVFLATHGATTSIDEPSFIQIWNLLDIISIFSDNEQCEPGLIFWLIEELLDSQTIDGCRKVFDYLESRRERNTKKHFKQKSLIILRSCNELLRRLSRAEDTVFCGRVFIFLFQSFPLGDKSAVNLRGEYHTENVTTFDEIPELDTSVSDEADVVMSDEQGPPTTTEGQQENNDTEAPSIADPQAPVQDQPAAPKVIISQEEGVDEKANDLNKLYPTFWGLQAYFSAPTRIFDPQHFATFRTGLEATLSAFKSVNTDLESSGTSKTSEELRKSNKRKRTSDGQEIASSFNPKYLTSRDLFDLEVNDTAFRRHVLVQALILLDFMLSLTPKAKAKLAELTNKSVLYGFVLNEDDAKWAVKMRKAIEEYLQEGVGGKFYYRMVDTVLSRDKNWVRWKAEGCPLIERPPVSVSDYLGAREHATKVYANKRLRSSPMGSLNLNFLSEGESLAGLERLKEPQRFAVPSSDSFMMGIMDDELDMDTAQTKEDKENATRAKASKTWRVLRLSAKSKLAAFDKIEDGKNLKLLFEAPQPSEGTPQVLEGTPQAHETMTKASTEGESGGSGHDHGSNSSEQGNVTVATEKGSADSKDAAAAAATTTDT; this is encoded by the exons ATGGCCGACGAAGATGTTGAATCGATACACGTCTATAGGAGATTAGTTGATAATCTTCTTACTCGAGCCGAGCTAGTCAAACTGGATAAGCAAATCGAACCTCCGTTGACAGAAACACACCTAGGAGAAGCGATCTGGAAAGTCGAAGGCGATGATGAGCAGGTTGCGAGCCGGCTTAGTCAACAGACGCAATTTGCTGCAGTTGAGATTGCATTTAGGGAGAGGTTTTACAGTCTGCTTGTAAGTGGCTTCAATGTTGCGATTGTCTTTCTGGCTACTCATGGA GCCACTACATCCATTGATGAACCGTCCTTTATACAAATATGGAATCTACTCGACATAATATCAATCTTTTCGGATAATG AACAGTGTGAGCCCGGTCTTATATTTTGGCTGATTGAGGAATTACTTGATAGCCAAACTATTGATGGCTGTCGCAAAGTTTTTGACTATCTCGAGTCTCGAAGAGAACGAAATACCAAA AAACACTTTAAGCAGAAAAGTTTAATCATTTTGAGATCCTGCAACGAGTTGCTGCGGAGGCTTTCGCGAGCCGAAGATACTGTATTTTGTGGACGTGTCtttatcttcctcttccagagtTTTCCGCTAGGAGACAAGAGCGCCGTCAACCTTCGGGGCGAATATCATACCGAGAATGTCACTACTTTCGACGAAATCCCTGAACTCGACACCAGTGTGTCAGATGAGGCGGATGTGGTAATGTCTGACGAGCAGGGACCGCCAACGACTACTGAAGGCCAGCAAGAAAACAACGATACTGAAGCGCCGTCTATCGCGGATCCTCAGGCCCCTGTTCAAGATCAACCGGCAGCCCCGAAAGTCATCATTTCGCAAGAGGAAGGTGTTGATGAGAAGGCAAACGACTTGAACAAGCTCTACCCTACGTTCTGGGGCCTCCAGGCATATTTCTCTGCTCCAACAAGGATATTTGACCCCCAACACTTCGCCACATTCAGGACGGGACTTGAGGCCACTCTTTCTGCCTTCAAATCAGTTAACACAGATCTTGAAAGTTCAGGCACGAGCAAGACGTCCGAAGAGCTTCGAAAATCCAACAAACGGAAGAGAACTTCAGACGGCCAGGAAATTGCAAGCAGTTTCAACCCGAAGTATCTGACAAGCAGGGATTTGTTTGACCTTGAG GTCAATGACACAGCGTTTCGGAGGCATGTTCTGGTTCAGGCGCTTATTCTTTTGGATTTCATGCTCTCACTTACTCCTAAGGCCAAAGCAAAGCTAGCCGAATTGACTAACAAATCTGTACTCTACGGTTTTGTGTTGAATGAGGACGAT GCTAAATGGGCAGTCAAGATGAGAAAGGCGATAGAAGAGTATCTGCAGGAAGGCGTCGGCGGAAAATTCTACTATCGAATGGTGGACACTGTTTTGTCGAGGGACAAAAATTGGGTTCGTTGGAAAGCCGAAGGCTGTCCCCTGATTGAGAGACCTCCTGTTTCTGTATCGGACTACCTCGGTGCTCGTGAGCATGCAACTAAAGTCTACGCCAACAAGCGCCTTCGGTCTTCACCTATGGGCTCGCTAAATTTGAACTTCCTCTCCGAAGGCGAATCACTGGCCGGTCTTGAGAGGCTTAAGGAACCTCAAAG GTTCGCGGTACCTTCCTCTGATTCGTTTATGATGGGCATAATGGACGATGAGTTAGATATGGATACTGCCCAGACGAAGGAGGATAAAGAGAACGCCACACGCGCTAAAGCGAGCAAGACTTGGCGTGTATTAAGACTTTCGGCTAAAAGCAAGCTCGCGGCGTTCGACAAGATTGAGGATGGCAAAAATCTAAAGCTGCTTTTTGAGGCCCCACAGCCTTCCGAAGGCACTCCCCAAGTTCTTGAAGGCACCCCTCAGGCCCATGAGACGATGACGAAAGCCTCAACCGAGGGCGAGTCTGGTGGTTCGGGGCATGATCATGGGTCTAATAGCTCCGAACAAGGAAATGTCACTGTTGCCACCGAGAAAGGTTCAGCGGACTCGAAGgacgcagcagcagcagcagcaacaacaacagacACATGA
- a CDS encoding alanine racemase family protein yields MTSQPPPQDQQQQPTVMPASPARTATLLSNLGSVTSRVTAAATKAATESRPIRLIAVSKLKPAADVLALHQPPASHLHFGENYLQELQEKSKLLPPTIKWHFIGGLQSNKCVTLARDVRGLWAVESVDSEKKASLLDKGWGERSEELRATDQESQLRVFVQVNTSGEENKSGVDPVSGAVSLCRFIREKCPRLKLQGVMTIGAIARSKATTPETENEDFVCLRETRDRIVRELKLEGEDARLELSMGMSEDFEGAIALGSDEVRVGTTIFGERPPKDQAKVI; encoded by the coding sequence ATGAcctcccaaccaccaccacaagatcaacagcaacaaccgACCGTCATGCCCGCCTCCCCCGCCCGGACCGCCACTCTTCTCTCCAACCTAGGATCGGTGACGTCGCGCGTCACCGCAGCCGCAACCAAAGCCGCCACGGAATCAAGACCCATCCGGCTTATCGCCGTTTCCAAACTCAAGCCCGCCGCCGACGTCCTTGCCCTTCACCAGCCGCCCGCCTCCCACCTGCACTTCGGCGAAAACTATCTGCAAGAGCTGCAAGAGAAGTCCAAGCTGCTCCCGCCTACCATCAAATGGCATTTCATCGGCGGGCTGCAGTCAAATAAGTGCGTGACGCTGGCGCGGGACGTACGGGGTCTCTGGGCCGTCGAGAGTGTCGATTCCGAAAAGAAGGCTTCCCTCCTGGACAAAGGATGGGGGGAGCGATCGGAGGAGCTGCGCGCCACCGACCAAGAGTCTCAGTTGCGGGTGTTCGTACAGGTGAACACCTCCGGGGAGGAGAATAAGTCCGGAGTCGATCCTGTTTCTGGTGCGGTGTCGCTCTGTCGCTTCATTCGGGAGAAGTGTCCACGACTTAAGCTGCAGGGGGTAATGACGATTGGGGCGATTGCAAGGTCGAAGGCGACCACGCCTGAGACGGAGAATGAGGACTTCGTGTGCCTGCGAGAGACGCGCGATCGGATTGTGCGGGAGTTGAAGCTGGAGGGGGAGGATGCCCGGTTGGAGTTGAGTATGGGCATGAGTGAGGACTTTGAGGGCGCTATTGCCTTGGGAAGTGATGAGGTTCGGGTGGGAACAACCATCTTCGGGGAGAGGCCGCCCAAGGACCAGGCGAAGGTGATCTAA
- a CDS encoding vesicle coat complex AP-2, alpha subunit (AP-2 adaptor complex subunit alpha, putative): MSSMRGLVQFIADLRNARARELEEKRVNKELANIRQKFKGGSLNGYQKKKYVCKLLYVYIQGYDVDFGHLEAVNLISSTKYSEKQIGYLAVTLFFHEQHELLHLVVNSIRKDLLDHNELNNCLALHAVANVGGREMGEALSTDVHRLLISPTSKAFVKKKAALTLLRLYRKYPGIVQIEWAERIISLMDDPDMGVTLSVTSLVMALVQDKPEEYRGSYVKAAQRLKRIIVDNDIAPDYLYYRVPCPWIQVKLLRLLQYYPPSEDSHVREIIRESLQQIMNIAMDTPKNVQQNNAQNAVLFEAINLLIHLDTEHSLMMQVSSRLGKYIQSRETNVRYLGLEAMTHFAARAETLDPIKKHQNIILGSLRDRDISVRRKGLDLVYSMCDTTNAGPIVNELLRYLQTADYGIREEMVLKVAILTEKYATDAQWYIDMTLKLLSLAGDHVNDEVWQRVIQIVTNNEELQAYAAHTLLNYLKTDCHESLVKIGCYVLGEFGHLIADNQGSSPIEQFLALQAKMITSTDNTRAMILSSFIKFVNLFPEIKPQLLHIFRLYSHSPDSELQQRAFEYLSLATLPTDDLLRTVCDEMPPFSERASILLSRLHQKTAGTTDKKTWVVGGKDANQDQKEVLMAQNTGLKRTFTTIVNGTSTGTNGTAASPASSATGDLAGLDLSASSAPPPPNMASAAHLTPDWDIGYNRLYFKEQGVLFEDAQIQVGLRSEYRGHMGVVKIYISNKSSFPIGSLTTTLDNRAAPNLKIDSKSLPEPSVPAAGQTQQTFFFEANGPFTDAPTIRISYLAGALQAYTLQLPVLMHRYMEPSTLSAEEFFKRWRQIGGPPLEAQNTFGVVAKAKDINESFTRQTVEGFGWRIVDNVDPNPKNIVGCAVFHFGTGKTGCLLRLEPNYEKMMYRITIRATQEAVPQALAKQMEQKLAQGSTSDRYA; this comes from the exons ATGTCGTCTATGCGAGGCTTAGTCCAATTTATTGCCGACTTGCGAAATGCTAGAGCGCGCGAGTTGGAAGAGAAACGGGTGAACAAGGAATTGGCTAATATCCGACAAAAGTTCAAGGGCGGAAGTCTCAATGGAtatcagaaaaagaaatacgTCTGCAAATTACTCTATGTCTACATCCAAGGGTACGATGTTGACTTTGGTCATCTGGAAGCCGTCAACTTGATCTCTTCGACCAAGTACTCGGAGAAGCAGATCGGGTACTTGGCCGTGACTTTGTTTTTCCATGAGCAGCATGAGCTGTTGCATCTTGTTGTTAACAGTATCCGGAAGGATTTGTTGGATCATAATGAATTGAACAATTGTTTGGCGCTGCATGCCGTTGCCAACGTCGGTGGTAGGGAAATGGGTGAAGCGCTGTCAACTGATGTTCACCGGTTGCTGATTTCTCC CACATCCAAGGCCTTTGTAAAAAAGAAGGCCGCTCTAACACTCCTCCGTCTATACCGCAAATACCCAGGTATCGTGCAGATCGAGTGGGCCGAGCGGATAATATCTTTGATGGACGACCCAGATATGGGTGTCACCCTATCTGTCACCTCCTTGGTCATGGCATTGGTCCAGGACAAACCAGAAGAGTACAGAGGGAGCTACGTTAAGGCTGCTCAGCGACTGAAGAGAATCATAGTTGATAATGATATTGCTCCGGACTACCTCTATTATCGAGTGCCGTGTCCTTGGATTCAGGTCAAGCTGCTACGGCTGCTGCAATATTACCCACCGTCAG AGGACAGTCATGTCCGCGAGATTATCCGTGAGTCTTTACAGCAAATCATGAACATCGCTATGGATACACCGAAGAACGTCCAGCAGAACAATGCGCAAAATGCCGTGCTCTTCGAGgccatcaacctcctcatccaccttGATACTGAGCACAGCCTCATGATGCAAGTCTCGTCACGCCTAGGCAAGTATATCCAATCGCGAGAGACGAATGTTCGGTATCTTGGCCTCGAGGCTATGACGCACTTTGCAGCCAGGGCAGAGACTCTTGATCCTATAAAGAAACACCAGAACATCATTCTTGGATCACTTAGAGACAGGGATATTAGCGTTCGTCGCAAGGGTCTGGACCTGGTTTACAGCATGTGTGACACGACGAACGCCGGCCCAATTGTGAATGAGCTTCTACGGTACCTTCAGACAGCCGATTACGGAATCAGGGAGGAAATGGTACTGAAGGTTGCTATTCTTACGGAAAAGTATGCTACTGACGCTCAGTGGTACATTGACATGACCTTGAAGCTCTTATCTTTAGCGGGTGACCATGTCAACGATGAGGTGTGGCAACGAGTGATCCAGATCGTGACGAACAATGAGGAGCTACAAGCCTATGCGGCGCACACACTTCTCAATTATCTAAAGACCGACTGCCACGAAAGCTTGGTGAAGATCGGATGCTACGTCCTGGGCGAATTTGGACATCTTATTGCGGACAACCAAGGCTCCAGCCCCATCGAACAGTTCCTGGCATTGCAGGCTAAGATGATTACCAGCACCGACAATACCCGCGCGATGATTCTCTCATCTTTCATCAAATTTGTTAACCTCTTTCCTGAGATCAAGCCCCAGCTGCTTCATATATTCCGGCTGTATAGTCACTCTCCCGACTCAGAACTTCAACAACGAGCTTTTGAATACCTGTCGCTGGCGACACTTCCTACCGACGATCTTCTGCGGACAGTTTGCGACGAGATGCCGCCTTTCTCGGAGAGAGCATCAATTCTCCTCTCTCGGCTTCACCAGAAGACGGCTGGCACAACCGATAAGAAGACCTGGGTTGTGGGTGGCAAGGACGCCAATCAAGATCAGAAGGAGGTCCTTATGGCGCAGAATACCGGGCTTAAGCGTACATTCACTACGATTGTCAATGGCACGAGCACTGGAACAAACGGCACAGCGGCATCGCCAGCATCTAGTGCAACAGGGGACCTAGCAGGACTGGACCTCAGCGCTTCATCTGCTCCGCCTCCCCCGAATATGGCCAGCGCAGCCCATCTTACGCCGGACTGGGATATTGGGTACAACCGATTATATTTCAAGGAGCAAGGTGTGCTGTTTGAGGACGCTCAAATTCAGGTTGGCCTGCGATCTGAGTACCGTGGCCATATGGGCGTGGTGAAAATTTACATCTCTAACAAGTCGTCCTTTCCTATTGGATCATTAACGACGACGTTAGACAACCGTGCAGCGCCCAACCTCAAGATAGACTCCAAAAGCTTGCCCGAGCCTTCGGTTCCGGCTGCCGGTCAAACCCAGCAAACGTTTTTCTTTGAGGCTAATGGGCCATTCACTGATGCACCTACCATTCGCATCTCTTATCTTGCAGGTGCCCTTCAGGCCTATACGTTACAACTTCCCGTCCTCATGCACCGGTACATGGAGCCGTCGACCTTGTCAGCTGAAGAATTCTTTAAACGGTGGAGACAGATTGGTGGGCCACCCCTTGAAGCACAGAATACGTTTGGGGTAGtagcaaaagcaaaggacATCAACGAGTCGTTCACGCGGCAGACTGTGGAAGGATTCGGCTGGAGAATCGTTGACAATGTGGATCCCAACCCGAAGAACATTGTGGGCTGTGCTGTGTTCCATTTTGGCACCGGGAAGACAGGATGCCTTCTACGACTGGAGCCTAACTATGAGAAGATG ATGTATCGCATCACCATCCGAGCCACACAAGAAGCCGTGCCACAAGCGCTGGCCAAGCAGATGGAGCAGAAATTGGCGCAGGGAAGTACGTCCGATCGTTATGCATAG